One part of the Mycobacterium marinum genome encodes these proteins:
- the ramB gene encoding acetate metabolism transcriptional regulator RamB, whose amino-acid sequence MSKTFVGSRVRQLRNERGFSQAALAQLLEISPSYLNQIEHDVRPLTVAVLLRITEVFGVDATFFSSQDDTRLVAELREVTMDRDLDISVDPTEVAEMVSAHPSLARAMVNLHRRYRITTAQLAAATEERYSDGSGTGSITMPHEEVRDYFYQRQNYLHELDAAAEDLTIQMRLHHGDLRSELTRRLTEVHGVRITRRIDLGDTVLHRFDPATKTLEISNHLASGQQVFKMAAELAYLEFGDLIDAMVTDGKFTSDESRTLARLGLANYFAAAAVLPYRQFHDVAENFRYDVERLSAFYSVSYETIAHRLSTLQRPSMRGVPFSFIRVDRAGNMSKRQSATGFHFSSSGGTCPLWNVYETFANPGKILVQIAQMPDGRNYMWVARTVERRAARYGQPGKTFAIGLGCELRHAHRLVYSEGLDLSGDPNIAATPIGAGCRVCERDNCPQRAFPALGRALDLDEHRSTVSPYLVKQP is encoded by the coding sequence GTGTCCAAGACGTTCGTCGGCTCGCGGGTCCGCCAGCTCCGTAACGAGCGGGGCTTCAGCCAGGCCGCGCTCGCCCAGCTACTGGAAATCTCGCCGAGCTACCTCAACCAGATCGAGCACGACGTTCGCCCACTGACGGTGGCGGTGCTGCTGCGCATTACTGAGGTATTCGGAGTCGACGCCACCTTCTTCTCCTCGCAAGACGACACTCGGCTGGTCGCCGAGCTACGCGAGGTGACGATGGACCGGGATCTGGACATCAGCGTCGACCCGACCGAAGTCGCCGAAATGGTCAGCGCGCATCCCAGCCTGGCCCGCGCAATGGTCAACCTGCACCGCCGCTACCGAATCACCACCGCACAGCTGGCCGCCGCTACCGAGGAGCGCTACTCCGACGGCAGCGGTACCGGGTCGATCACCATGCCCCACGAAGAGGTGCGCGACTACTTCTACCAACGCCAGAACTATCTGCACGAGCTCGACGCCGCGGCCGAGGACCTGACAATCCAGATGCGGTTGCACCATGGCGATCTGCGCAGCGAGCTGACGCGCCGCCTCACCGAGGTGCACGGCGTGCGAATCACCAGACGGATCGATCTGGGTGACACGGTGCTGCATCGCTTCGACCCCGCGACCAAGACGCTGGAAATCAGCAATCACCTCGCCTCGGGCCAGCAGGTGTTCAAGATGGCCGCCGAGCTCGCCTATCTCGAGTTCGGCGATCTGATCGATGCCATGGTGACCGACGGCAAGTTCACCAGTGATGAGTCACGCACGCTGGCGCGCCTCGGACTGGCCAACTACTTCGCCGCGGCCGCGGTACTGCCCTACCGCCAGTTTCATGACGTCGCCGAGAATTTCCGCTACGACGTCGAGCGGCTGTCGGCGTTCTACTCGGTGAGCTATGAAACCATCGCGCACCGGCTCTCGACGCTGCAGCGACCGTCGATGCGCGGCGTCCCGTTTTCGTTCATCCGGGTCGACCGTGCCGGCAACATGTCAAAACGGCAGTCCGCCACGGGTTTTCACTTCTCTTCCAGCGGCGGAACCTGCCCGCTGTGGAACGTCTATGAGACCTTCGCCAACCCGGGCAAGATCCTGGTGCAGATCGCGCAGATGCCCGATGGCCGTAACTACATGTGGGTGGCCCGGACCGTCGAGCGTCGTGCAGCCCGGTATGGTCAGCCGGGTAAAACGTTCGCGATCGGGTTGGGTTGCGAACTTCGCCACGCGCACCGGCTCGTCTACTCGGAAGGACTCGATTTGTCCGGCGATCCGAATATCGCGGCCACGCCGATCGGCGCCGGTTGCAGAGTCTGCGAACGCGACAACTGTCCCCAACGGGCATTCCCCGCCCTCGGGCGCGCACTCGATCTCGACGAGCATCGCAGCACCGTGTCCCCCTACCTGGTGAAGCAGCCATGA
- a CDS encoding carboxymuconolactone decarboxylase family protein, translating into MTGDQVARIPSGGIRQLGPVNWALAKLAARSVRAPEMHLFTALGYRQYLFWTWAIYSGRLLHGRLPRIDTELVILRVAHLRSCEYELQHHRRMARAAGLDAQAQATIFAWPDAPQGDGPRRVLSSRQQALLTATDELIKNRSVTPATWEQLEIHLNRRRLIEFCLLATQYDALAATITALGVPLDNPR; encoded by the coding sequence ATGACTGGGGACCAGGTGGCACGCATCCCGTCGGGCGGCATCCGCCAGCTCGGGCCCGTCAACTGGGCGCTGGCCAAGCTGGCCGCCCGTTCGGTCCGGGCGCCGGAAATGCACTTGTTCACCGCGCTGGGCTACCGGCAGTACCTGTTCTGGACCTGGGCGATCTACTCGGGGCGTCTGCTGCACGGACGGCTACCGAGGATCGATACCGAGTTGGTGATCCTGCGGGTAGCGCACCTGCGGTCCTGCGAGTACGAGCTGCAGCATCACCGCCGGATGGCGCGCGCCGCCGGGCTGGACGCCCAGGCGCAGGCCACGATCTTCGCGTGGCCTGACGCTCCACAGGGAGACGGCCCCCGAAGGGTCCTCAGCTCCCGGCAACAGGCGCTGCTCACTGCCACCGATGAACTGATCAAAAACCGATCGGTCACACCCGCCACCTGGGAGCAGCTCGAGATTCACCTCAACCGCCGCCGGTTGATCGAGTTCTGCCTGCTGGCAACCCAATACGATGCGTTGGCGGCGACAATCACCGCGCTTGGCGTACCGCTGGACAACCCCCGCTAG
- a CDS encoding cyclopropane mycolic acid synthase family methyltransferase, with the protein MTELRPFYEESQSIYDVSDEFFALFLDPTMAYTCAYFERDDMTLEEASNAKFDLALGKLNLEPGMTLLDIGCGWGGALQRAVEKYDVNVIGITLSRNQFEYSKAKMAKIPTERTVEVRLQGWEEFEDKVDRIVTIGAFEAFKMERYAAFFERSYDILPDDGRMLLHTILTYTQKQFHEMGVKVTMSDVRFMRFIGQEIFPGGQLPAQEDIFNFAQAAGFSVERAQLLQQHYARTLNIWAANLEARKEEAIAMQSQEIYDKYMHYLTGCENFFRKGISNVGQFTLVK; encoded by the coding sequence ATGACCGAGCTGAGGCCGTTTTACGAAGAATCGCAATCAATCTACGACGTTTCGGATGAGTTCTTCGCGCTATTTCTAGACCCGACGATGGCGTACACCTGTGCGTACTTCGAGCGGGACGACATGACGCTGGAGGAGGCGTCCAACGCAAAGTTTGACTTGGCGCTGGGCAAGCTGAACCTCGAGCCCGGGATGACTTTGCTCGACATCGGCTGCGGCTGGGGCGGCGCGCTGCAGCGGGCGGTAGAGAAGTATGACGTCAACGTCATCGGTATCACGCTGAGTCGCAATCAATTCGAGTACAGCAAGGCCAAGATGGCCAAGATCCCCACCGAGCGCACCGTCGAGGTGCGGCTGCAGGGATGGGAAGAATTTGAGGACAAGGTCGACCGCATCGTCACCATCGGCGCTTTCGAAGCGTTCAAGATGGAGCGCTACGCGGCCTTCTTCGAGCGCTCGTACGACATTCTCCCCGACGACGGCCGGATGCTGCTGCACACGATTCTCACCTATACGCAGAAACAGTTTCATGAGATGGGCGTCAAGGTGACGATGAGCGACGTCCGATTCATGCGATTCATCGGCCAAGAGATATTTCCCGGCGGACAGTTGCCGGCGCAGGAAGATATTTTCAATTTTGCGCAGGCGGCCGGATTTTCCGTTGAAAGAGCGCAATTGCTGCAGCAGCATTACGCGCGGACGCTAAACATCTGGGCGGCGAATCTGGAGGCCAGGAAGGAAGAGGCCATCGCCATGCAGTCCCAGGAGATCTACGACAAGTACATGCACTACCTGACGGGGTGCGAGAACTTCTTCCGCAAGGGCATCAGCAACGTGGGGCAGTTCACCTTGGTCAAGTAG
- a CDS encoding aminotransferase class I/II-fold pyridoxal phosphate-dependent enzyme codes for MPVSTWKSRNYYELRELPERIDDITDEYPYFQSLSHGNIAKYEGSNGPVLNFACYDYLGLCADPRVKEGATAAVQRYGCSAGASRLVAGEFDIHSALENALAELLGQEKALAFVSGYNTNVSTLGFLLSEEDVIICDHWVHNSIAVGVKLARARSLHFPHNDVGALASLLEQHKDHPGRVAVCIEGLYSMDGDLPPLAEIAELKEKYGFLLFVDEAHAIGTVGKTGRGITETFGLPPQVVDIQMGTLSKTFGSCGGYIAGSADLIMYLKYNCPGFVFSTGLPGPLAAAALRAVELLRDRPELVSELQMKSESFRRALGQDTPNQTTPIVPVIADFNRVYAFYDELMRNGIRVFPITYPAVSKDATRLRFFINVNHSVSDLVATAGLVRETINRP; via the coding sequence ATGCCAGTGTCAACATGGAAATCGCGAAACTACTACGAGCTCAGGGAGTTGCCGGAGCGCATCGACGACATTACCGACGAATACCCGTATTTTCAAAGCCTGTCACACGGCAACATCGCAAAATATGAGGGAAGCAACGGACCGGTCCTCAATTTTGCCTGCTATGACTATTTAGGACTGTGCGCGGATCCCCGCGTTAAAGAGGGCGCTACCGCGGCGGTGCAAAGATATGGCTGCTCCGCGGGCGCTTCCCGACTTGTCGCCGGCGAGTTCGACATTCACAGCGCCCTGGAAAATGCCCTGGCCGAATTGCTGGGACAGGAGAAAGCGCTCGCCTTCGTCAGCGGATACAACACGAACGTCTCCACCCTCGGCTTCCTGCTCTCCGAGGAAGATGTGATCATCTGCGACCACTGGGTCCACAACAGCATCGCCGTCGGCGTGAAGCTGGCACGGGCCAGGTCGCTGCACTTCCCGCACAACGATGTCGGCGCCCTCGCATCCCTACTCGAGCAGCACAAGGACCATCCCGGACGAGTGGCGGTATGCATCGAGGGCCTTTACAGCATGGACGGCGACCTGCCACCGCTCGCCGAGATCGCGGAGCTGAAAGAGAAGTACGGGTTTCTGCTGTTCGTTGACGAGGCACACGCCATCGGCACGGTCGGAAAGACCGGCCGCGGCATCACCGAAACCTTCGGGCTGCCACCCCAAGTAGTCGATATTCAGATGGGCACGCTGAGCAAGACTTTCGGCAGCTGCGGAGGATACATCGCCGGGTCGGCCGACTTAATTATGTACCTTAAATACAATTGCCCTGGATTCGTGTTCAGCACCGGACTACCCGGCCCGCTCGCCGCGGCCGCACTGCGCGCGGTAGAGCTACTCAGAGATCGACCGGAACTAGTTTCGGAACTACAGATGAAAAGCGAGTCTTTTCGGCGCGCCTTAGGACAGGACACGCCCAACCAGACCACCCCCATTGTTCCCGTGATCGCCGATTTCAACCGCGTCTATGCATTTTATGACGAACTTATGCGCAATGGCATACGAGTATTTCCGATCACGTATCCCGCGGTATCCAAGGATGCGACCCGCCTTCGGTTCTTCATCAATGTGAACCATTCGGTGTCCGATTTGGTTGCGACCGCCGGGCTGGTCCGGGAAACGATAAACAGACCATGA
- the lpdA gene encoding dihydrolipoyl dehydrogenase → MTHYDVVVLGAGPGGYVAAIRAAQLGLNTAIVEPKYWGGVCLNVGCIPSKALLRNAELAHIFTKDAKAFGISGEATFDYGVAFDRSRKVAEGRVAGVHFLMKKNKITEIHGYGKFTDANTLSVDLNDGGTEKVTFDNAIIATGSSTRLVPGTSLSTNVVTYEEQILTRELPKSIIIAGAGAIGMEFGYVLKNYGVDVTIVEFLPRALPNEDAEVSKEIERQFKKLGVKIRTGTKVESISDDGSAVTVVVSKDGKSEELKADKVLQAIGFAPNVEGYGLDKAGVALTDRKAIGIGEYMQTSVGHIYAIGDVTGQLMLAHVAEAMGVVAAETIAGAETLSLGDYRMLPRATFCQPQVASFGLTEQQARDEGYDVKVAKFPFTANGKAHGLGDPSGFVKLVADGKHGELLGGHLVGHDVSELLPELTLAQKWDLTATELARNVHTHPTMSEALQECFHGLAGHMINF, encoded by the coding sequence GTGACCCACTATGACGTCGTCGTCCTCGGAGCCGGTCCAGGCGGATACGTGGCGGCCATCCGTGCCGCACAACTTGGCCTGAACACCGCAATCGTCGAACCGAAGTACTGGGGCGGAGTCTGCCTCAACGTTGGCTGCATCCCGTCCAAGGCGCTGCTGCGCAACGCCGAACTTGCGCACATCTTCACCAAGGACGCCAAGGCTTTTGGCATCAGCGGCGAGGCCACCTTCGATTATGGTGTGGCGTTCGACCGCAGCCGGAAAGTGGCCGAGGGCCGCGTAGCCGGTGTGCACTTCCTGATGAAGAAGAACAAGATCACCGAGATCCACGGCTACGGGAAATTCACCGACGCCAACACGCTCTCGGTGGATCTCAATGACGGCGGTACCGAGAAGGTGACGTTCGACAACGCCATCATCGCCACCGGCAGTAGTACCCGGCTGGTGCCCGGCACCTCGCTGTCGACCAACGTGGTGACCTACGAAGAACAGATCCTGACCCGCGAATTGCCCAAGTCGATCATCATCGCCGGAGCCGGTGCCATTGGCATGGAGTTCGGTTACGTGCTGAAGAACTACGGCGTTGACGTCACCATCGTGGAGTTCCTGCCGCGCGCACTGCCCAACGAGGACGCCGAGGTGTCCAAGGAGATCGAGAGACAATTCAAGAAGCTGGGCGTCAAGATCCGGACCGGAACCAAGGTCGAGTCCATCTCCGACGATGGCTCTGCGGTCACGGTGGTCGTCAGCAAGGACGGCAAGTCCGAGGAACTCAAGGCCGACAAGGTATTGCAGGCCATTGGGTTCGCCCCGAATGTCGAGGGCTACGGGCTGGACAAGGCCGGCGTCGCGTTGACCGACCGCAAGGCCATCGGTATCGGCGAGTACATGCAGACCAGCGTCGGGCACATCTATGCGATCGGTGATGTCACCGGGCAGCTGATGCTGGCGCACGTGGCTGAGGCCATGGGGGTCGTGGCGGCCGAGACCATCGCCGGCGCTGAGACCCTGTCCCTGGGCGACTACCGCATGCTGCCGCGCGCCACGTTCTGCCAGCCGCAGGTAGCCAGCTTCGGGCTCACCGAACAGCAGGCGCGTGATGAGGGCTACGACGTCAAGGTTGCCAAGTTCCCATTCACGGCCAACGGAAAAGCCCATGGTCTGGGCGACCCCAGTGGCTTCGTCAAACTGGTGGCCGACGGCAAGCACGGCGAGCTGTTGGGCGGGCACCTGGTCGGACACGACGTGTCGGAGCTGTTGCCGGAGCTGACCTTGGCGCAGAAGTGGGACCTCACGGCAACAGAGTTGGCGCGCAACGTGCACACTCACCCGACGATGTCCGAGGCGCTGCAGGAGTGCTTCCACGGCTTGGCCGGGCACATGATCAACTTCTGA
- the aceA gene encoding isocitrate lyase translates to MSVVGTPKSAEQIQHDWDHNPRWKGITRTYTPQDVVALQGHVVEEHTLARRGSEVLWEQLHDMDFVNALGALTGNMAVQQVRAGLKAIYLSGWQVAGDANLSGHTYPDQSLYPANSVPQVVRRINNALLRADEIAKVENDRSVDNWLVPIVADGEAGFGGALNVYELQKAMIAAGVAGSHWEDQLASEKKCGHLGGKVLIPTQQHIRTLTSARLAADVADVPTVVIARTDAEAATLITSDVDERDRPFITGERTKEGFYRIKNGLEPCIARAKAYAPFSDLIWMETGTPDLKLAKQFAEGVKAEFPDQMLAYNCSPSFNWKKHLDDETIAKFQKELGAMGFKFQFITLAGFHALNYSMFDLAYGYARNQMSAYVELQEREFAAEERGYTATKHQREVGAGYFDRIATTVDPTSSTTALAGSTEEGQFH, encoded by the coding sequence ATGTCTGTCGTTGGCACCCCGAAGAGCGCTGAGCAGATCCAGCACGACTGGGACCACAACCCCCGGTGGAAGGGCATCACCCGCACCTACACCCCGCAAGACGTCGTCGCCCTGCAGGGCCACGTCGTCGAGGAGCACACCCTGGCCCGTCGCGGCTCCGAGGTGCTCTGGGAGCAGCTGCATGACATGGACTTCGTCAACGCGCTGGGCGCGCTGACCGGCAACATGGCCGTCCAGCAGGTGCGTGCCGGCCTGAAGGCCATCTACCTGTCGGGCTGGCAGGTCGCCGGTGACGCCAACCTTTCCGGCCACACCTACCCGGACCAGAGCCTGTACCCCGCCAACTCGGTGCCGCAGGTCGTCCGTCGTATCAACAACGCGCTGCTGCGCGCTGACGAGATCGCCAAGGTCGAGAACGACCGCTCGGTCGACAACTGGCTGGTGCCGATCGTCGCCGACGGTGAGGCCGGTTTCGGTGGTGCGCTCAACGTCTACGAGCTGCAGAAGGCCATGATCGCCGCCGGTGTCGCCGGTTCGCACTGGGAGGACCAGCTGGCCTCGGAGAAGAAGTGTGGCCACCTGGGCGGCAAGGTGCTGATCCCCACCCAGCAGCACATCCGGACCCTGACCTCGGCCCGTTTGGCTGCCGACGTTGCCGATGTCCCGACCGTGGTCATCGCCCGGACCGACGCCGAAGCGGCCACCCTGATCACCTCCGACGTTGACGAGCGGGACCGCCCGTTCATCACCGGCGAGCGCACCAAGGAAGGCTTCTACCGGATCAAGAACGGTCTGGAGCCCTGCATCGCCCGCGCCAAGGCCTACGCGCCCTTCTCCGACCTGATCTGGATGGAGACCGGCACCCCGGACCTGAAGCTGGCCAAGCAGTTCGCCGAGGGCGTCAAGGCGGAGTTCCCCGACCAGATGCTCGCCTACAACTGCTCGCCGTCCTTCAACTGGAAGAAGCACCTCGACGACGAGACCATCGCCAAGTTCCAGAAGGAGCTGGGTGCGATGGGCTTCAAGTTCCAGTTCATCACCCTGGCCGGCTTCCACGCCCTGAACTACTCGATGTTCGATCTGGCCTACGGCTACGCCCGCAACCAGATGTCGGCCTACGTCGAGCTGCAGGAGCGGGAGTTCGCCGCCGAGGAGCGCGGCTACACCGCAACCAAGCACCAGCGTGAGGTGGGTGCCGGTTACTTCGACCGCATCGCCACCACGGTGGACCCGACCTCGTCGACCACCGCGCTTGCCGGTTCGACCGAAGAGGGCCAGTTCCACTGA
- the pcaA gene encoding cyclopropane mycolic acid synthase PcaA — MSVQLTPHFGNVQAHYDLSDDFFRLFLDPSQTYSCAYFERDDMTLEQAQVAKIDLALGKLNLEPGMTLLDIGCGWGATMRRAIEKYDVNVVGLTLSENQAAHVQQMFDQIDTSRSRRVLLEGWEKFDEPVDRIVSIGAFEHFGRLRYAHFFKMAYQALPADGIMLLHTIARPTFKEARAKGLTLTHEIVHFSQFILAEIFPGGWLPTIPTVEEHATAAGFKVTRVQSLQLHYARTLEIWAAALEAKKEEAIAIQSQKVYDRYMKYLTGCAKLFRQGYTDIDQFTLEK, encoded by the coding sequence ATGTCCGTCCAGCTCACGCCGCATTTTGGCAATGTGCAAGCCCATTACGATTTGTCTGACGACTTCTTCCGGCTATTTCTCGACCCGAGCCAGACCTATAGCTGCGCATATTTCGAGCGTGACGACATGACCCTCGAGCAGGCGCAGGTCGCCAAGATCGATCTGGCGCTGGGCAAACTGAACCTCGAGCCCGGGATGACTTTGCTGGACATCGGCTGCGGCTGGGGCGCCACGATGCGGCGTGCCATTGAGAAGTACGACGTCAATGTTGTCGGCCTGACGTTGTCGGAGAACCAGGCCGCCCACGTTCAGCAGATGTTCGACCAGATCGACACCTCCCGCAGCCGTCGGGTGCTGCTGGAAGGGTGGGAGAAGTTCGACGAGCCCGTCGACCGCATCGTCTCGATCGGCGCCTTCGAACACTTCGGCCGCCTGCGCTACGCGCACTTTTTCAAGATGGCCTACCAAGCGCTGCCGGCCGACGGAATCATGTTGCTGCACACCATCGCCCGCCCCACCTTCAAGGAGGCCCGGGCGAAGGGGCTGACGCTGACCCACGAAATCGTGCACTTCTCACAATTCATCCTCGCCGAGATCTTCCCCGGCGGCTGGCTGCCAACAATCCCGACGGTCGAAGAGCACGCGACCGCGGCGGGCTTCAAGGTGACTCGGGTGCAGTCGCTGCAACTGCACTACGCACGGACGCTGGAAATCTGGGCCGCCGCGCTGGAAGCCAAGAAGGAAGAGGCCATCGCCATCCAGTCGCAGAAGGTCTACGACCGCTACATGAAGTACCTCACGGGTTGCGCGAAGCTGTTCCGCCAGGGCTACACGGACATCGATCAGTTCACTTTGGAGAAGTAG
- a CDS encoding acyl-[acyl-carrier-protein] thioesterase, with translation MSLDKEMMPVPDGHPSVFDREWPLRVGDINRTGRLRLDAACRHIQDIGQDQLREMGFEETHPLWIVRRTMVDLIRPIEFQDMLRCRRWCSGTSNRWCEMRVRIDGRKGGLIESEAFWIHVNKETEMPARIADDFLASLHKTTAVERLRWKGYLKPGSRDDATEIHEFPVRVTDIDLFDHMNNSVYWSVIEDYLACHSELLQAPLRVTIEHEAPVALGDKLEIISHVHPAGSTDKFGPGLTDRTVTTLTYAVGDETKAVAGLFSL, from the coding sequence GTGAGCCTGGACAAAGAAATGATGCCGGTGCCGGACGGTCACCCCTCGGTGTTCGATCGTGAGTGGCCGCTGCGCGTCGGCGATATCAACCGCACCGGAAGGTTGCGGTTGGACGCGGCATGCCGGCACATCCAGGACATCGGTCAAGACCAGCTGCGGGAGATGGGTTTCGAGGAAACCCATCCACTCTGGATCGTTCGGCGCACCATGGTCGACCTGATCCGCCCCATCGAATTCCAGGACATGCTGCGGTGTCGGCGTTGGTGTTCGGGAACCTCCAACCGGTGGTGTGAGATGCGCGTTCGCATCGATGGTCGCAAAGGCGGGCTGATCGAGTCGGAGGCGTTCTGGATCCACGTTAATAAGGAAACCGAGATGCCGGCGCGCATCGCCGACGACTTCCTGGCGAGTCTGCACAAGACCACCGCCGTGGAGCGGCTTCGCTGGAAGGGCTACCTCAAGCCCGGTAGCCGCGACGATGCAACCGAGATACACGAGTTCCCGGTCCGGGTCACCGACATCGACCTGTTCGACCACATGAACAACTCCGTGTACTGGAGCGTGATCGAGGACTACCTGGCCTGCCACAGCGAGTTGCTGCAGGCGCCGCTGCGCGTCACCATCGAGCACGAGGCGCCGGTCGCGCTGGGCGACAAGCTCGAGATCATTTCGCACGTTCACCCGGCCGGCTCCACCGATAAGTTCGGCCCGGGTCTGACCGACCGCACTGTTACAACTCTCACATATGCGGTTGGCGACGAGACGAAAGCCGTCGCCGGACTCTTCTCGCTTTAA
- a CDS encoding 3-hydroxybutyryl-CoA dehydrogenase, producing MGSDAAIQRVGVVGAGQMGSGIAEVSVRAGVEVTVFETTEALITAGRNRIVKSLERGVSSGKVTERERDRALSRLTFTTDLNDLADRQLVIEAIIEDEAVKTKVFADLDRVVTDPDAVLASNTSSIPIMKVAAATKNPRRVLGLHFFNPVPVLPLVELVSTLVTDDAAVARTEEFASAVLGKQVVRCSDRSGFVVNALLVPYLLSAIRMVEAGFATVEDVDKAVVAGLSHPMGPLRLSDLVGLDTLKLIADKMFEEFKEPHYGPPPLLLRMVEAGQLGKKSGQGFYTY from the coding sequence ATGGGCAGCGATGCAGCAATCCAGCGAGTAGGGGTTGTCGGTGCCGGACAGATGGGATCCGGCATTGCGGAGGTCTCGGTGCGTGCCGGCGTCGAAGTCACGGTGTTCGAGACCACCGAGGCGTTGATCACCGCGGGCCGCAACCGCATCGTCAAGTCGCTGGAGCGTGGCGTCAGCTCAGGCAAGGTCACCGAGCGTGAGCGTGACCGCGCCCTGAGCCGGCTGACGTTCACCACCGACCTGAATGACCTGGCCGACCGGCAGCTGGTGATCGAGGCCATCATCGAGGACGAGGCCGTCAAGACGAAGGTCTTTGCCGACCTCGACCGCGTGGTCACCGATCCTGACGCGGTGCTGGCGTCGAACACGTCGAGCATCCCGATCATGAAGGTTGCCGCGGCCACCAAGAATCCGCGGCGAGTGCTGGGGCTGCACTTCTTTAATCCGGTACCGGTGCTTCCGCTGGTCGAGTTGGTCAGCACGCTGGTCACCGACGACGCCGCCGTGGCTCGCACCGAGGAGTTTGCTAGCGCGGTGCTCGGGAAACAGGTGGTGCGCTGTTCGGATCGCTCCGGCTTTGTGGTGAACGCACTCCTGGTGCCGTATCTGTTGTCGGCGATCCGCATGGTGGAGGCCGGATTCGCTACCGTCGAAGACGTCGACAAAGCGGTTGTTGCCGGGCTGTCTCATCCAATGGGCCCGCTGCGGCTTTCCGATCTTGTCGGCTTGGATACCCTGAAGTTGATTGCCGACAAGATGTTTGAAGAATTCAAGGAACCGCATTATGGTCCGCCGCCACTGTTGTTACGCATGGTAGAGGCGGGTCAGTTGGGTAAGAAGTCGGGCCAAGGCTTTTATACCTACTGA
- a CDS encoding PPE family protein, producing MTASVWMASPPEVHSALLSAGPGPGPLHEAATAWTALCAEHTSAAEELTTLLGGVQAAAWQGTSAQSYVDAHAPYLAWLTTTSADYAATAAEHEVAAGAYTSALAAMPTLAELAANHTTHTALVATNFFGLNTIPITLNEVDYARMWVQAATTMSAYQVVSGTTLASMPHTTPAPPILNTQIGTATNVAAPLLAQPLDIIEIILAILINLIAITFFLVFAIIAYTIIFAILLIPILIALAFSVVVFAFYIAIAIIIVTPPLLAALLPVALVTSLIGIPIALATTLPIALPVGIGQYLADQTRLETESVDQRQETAGTELAEAEDNWQPGGMPDAGLASTTTPGPTIGKVPEVASEQNAMGFAGTAVNRPVQSPAGLTILGNGESGHGSRMPMLPAAWEHGLTEATSGRALPT from the coding sequence GTGACAGCATCCGTCTGGATGGCTTCGCCGCCGGAGGTACATTCGGCGTTGCTCAGCGCGGGACCGGGCCCCGGGCCCCTGCACGAGGCCGCGACGGCATGGACGGCACTTTGCGCCGAACACACCTCGGCGGCAGAAGAACTCACCACCTTGCTGGGCGGGGTACAGGCCGCAGCATGGCAGGGGACCAGCGCGCAGAGCTATGTCGACGCGCACGCGCCGTACTTGGCGTGGTTGACCACCACCAGCGCCGACTACGCGGCGACTGCGGCCGAGCACGAGGTGGCGGCCGGGGCCTACACCAGCGCGCTGGCTGCGATGCCGACACTGGCGGAGCTGGCCGCCAACCACACCACCCACACGGCGCTGGTCGCGACCAATTTCTTTGGGCTCAACACCATCCCCATCACGCTCAACGAAGTCGACTACGCGCGGATGTGGGTCCAAGCGGCCACCACCATGAGCGCCTATCAAGTCGTCTCGGGCACGACGCTGGCCTCGATGCCCCACACCACACCAGCCCCGCCCATACTCAACACCCAGATCGGCACAGCCACCAACGTCGCGGCCCCCCTACTGGCACAACCGTTGGATATTATCGAAATCATTCTTGCGATATTGATCAACCTCATTGCGATAACATTCTTCTTGGTTTTCGCAATCATCGCGTACACAATAATTTTTGCAATTTTACTCATCCCGATTCTTATTGCCCTCGCGTTTTCTGTGGTCGTCTTCGCGTTTTACATCGCTATCGCGATAATTATCGTGACGCCTCCGCTTTTGGCGGCCCTGTTGCCAGTTGCGCTCGTCACCTCGCTGATCGGAATACCGATTGCGCTTGCGACGACGTTGCCGATCGCCTTGCCGGTCGGCATCGGCCAGTACCTTGCTGACCAGACACGTTTGGAGACGGAGTCCGTCGACCAACGCCAAGAAACCGCAGGTACCGAGCTTGCGGAAGCGGAAGATAATTGGCAGCCAGGTGGCATGCCCGACGCCGGGCTGGCGTCAACTACAACGCCTGGCCCGACCATCGGCAAGGTTCCGGAAGTGGCTTCCGAGCAAAATGCAATGGGCTTTGCCGGTACCGCTGTCAACCGACCCGTTCAATCGCCCGCGGGGCTGACGATTCTGGGCAATGGCGAGTCCGGCCATGGTTCACGAATGCCGATGTTGCCGGCCGCCTGGGAACACGGCTTGACCGAAGCGACCAGCGGTAGGGCATTACCCACATAA